One Fulvitalea axinellae genomic window carries:
- a CDS encoding DUF4249 domain-containing protein, translating into MVKSIWFRIGLPLVLSLASSCIEKFDTNFDERTPRVVINGIISDQPGETFVSLFYTRDYVTGYAEPFISIDGAVVKVLDSGGDTEFELFYEKDKYVPIHDGDKGIAGGSYILEVILENGDVYQSEIVTIPEYLPNIDKLEPELTKHLEYNERNDNFIIVNKVNLNVDFTSGKRGYLQWEVEGVVEILSLNDPRGFTTGPTCYLKQGITGKKHFFAKNPSEPMVSKKVSAVTDIPFNSDFRWGYGFTLKQYAIEPEAYEYLRKTKLLMESSGSLFDPFPAPIEGNVRKLDDPDKWVLGYIIARKGGKVAHLVTNASRLGKSMKTGCEQAVEDILSGNAPDRNIPSYCFNCLEIEGTTTEKPDYWY; encoded by the coding sequence ATGGTTAAGAGTATTTGGTTCCGGATAGGCTTGCCTCTTGTTCTATCCTTAGCGTCTTCTTGTATTGAGAAATTTGATACAAATTTTGATGAAAGAACTCCACGTGTAGTTATAAATGGAATTATCTCTGATCAGCCAGGAGAAACCTTTGTATCCCTATTTTATACACGTGATTATGTGACTGGGTATGCAGAACCTTTTATTTCTATAGATGGAGCAGTGGTTAAAGTACTTGACTCAGGCGGGGACACTGAGTTTGAACTTTTTTATGAAAAGGACAAATATGTGCCAATTCACGATGGTGATAAAGGTATTGCGGGAGGGAGTTATATTCTTGAAGTTATCTTAGAAAACGGAGACGTATATCAATCAGAAATTGTTACTATCCCAGAATATCTCCCGAACATAGATAAATTGGAACCTGAGTTGACAAAGCATTTAGAATATAATGAGAGGAATGACAATTTTATAATTGTTAATAAAGTTAATTTAAATGTCGACTTTACATCAGGCAAGAGGGGTTATTTACAATGGGAGGTGGAAGGTGTTGTTGAAATTTTATCTCTAAATGATCCCAGAGGATTTACGACTGGCCCAACGTGTTATTTGAAACAAGGCATAACGGGAAAGAAACATTTTTTTGCAAAGAATCCTTCGGAACCAATGGTATCAAAAAAGGTTAGCGCTGTAACCGACATTCCATTTAATTCAGATTTTAGGTGGGGATATGGATTCACTCTGAAACAGTACGCAATAGAACCTGAAGCATATGAATACCTTCGAAAAACAAAACTTTTGATGGAATCATCCGGTTCCTTATTTGATCCATTTCCGGCACCAATAGAAGGAAATGTCAGAAAATTAGATGATCCTGACAAATGGGTTTTGGGTTACATCATAGCCAGAAAGGGCGGAAAAGTTGCGCATTTGGTCACAAATGCAAGCAGGCTGGGAAAATCAATGAAAACTGGATGTGAACAGGCTGTTGAGGACATACTTAGTGGGAACGCACCTGATCGTAATATTCCTTCGTATTGTTTTAACTGTTTAGAGATAGAAGGAACCACAACAGAAAAACCAGATTATTGGTATTAA